One genomic segment of Desulfobulbaceae bacterium DB1 includes these proteins:
- a CDS encoding ATP-dependent helicase HrpB — MNAIEKALSSLAVSASLAEIGAALAHGPVVLCAPPGSGKTTGVPLALLDQPWLAGKKIIMLEPRRLAARAAAARMSALLGEEIGGTVGYRIRLDRKISARTRIEVVTEGILTRRIQQDPELADIGLVIFDEFHERSLHADLALALCLDLCTLRHDLRLLVMSATLDAGPVAELLGGAPVITGHGRGFPVETSYLQHEPTGGIVETTVQGIRRVLTEKEGDILAFLPGAGEIRQVCAALREVADNNLLIQPLYGNLSRQEQDRALLPDPLGRRRVVPATSIAETSLTIDGILNVVDSGWSRLPRFRPASGMSGLDTVRVSRAAARQRAGRAGRVAPGFCLRLWTRHQHHGLVPFHPPEISAADLASLVLELGLWGVTDPAELRWLDPPPAANLAAARALLTSLGALDKAGRITATGRQLGELPLHPRLAHMLIMAKRMGQAGLACDLAALLSERDIISSASALAGSDLRSRLLLLQRFRHQDQAGKGDPAACRRVDESSLQFRRLLGIKGEKYDDGNAGLLLGFAYPDRIAGLRPGTRERYLLSGGRGAMLAPGDPLAGSPSLVVPQLDAGQREGKIFLAAPIDMNGLRACRPELFAWRPIIGWDEHNGRVTTARREYLGELIIREEPLPRADPDLIRAAMLDGIRRMGIESLPWSREARRLQARIGSLCFWQPEGNWPRVDDDHLRADLDWLSPFLDGMSRREQLKQLDLCRILLAMLDRRGRQELDRAAPERIQVPSGSRILLDYRPGETPVLAVRLQEMFGLTDTPTVCHGRVKVVLHLLSPAQRPIQVTSDLAGFWQRAYPEVKKELKGRYPKHVWPDDPLAAPPTSRPQKRRN, encoded by the coding sequence ATGAACGCAATCGAAAAGGCCCTTTCCTCCCTGGCCGTCTCCGCAAGCCTTGCGGAAATAGGCGCCGCCCTGGCGCATGGGCCCGTTGTGCTCTGCGCCCCGCCCGGCTCCGGTAAAACCACCGGCGTGCCCCTTGCCCTGCTGGACCAGCCATGGCTTGCCGGTAAAAAAATCATCATGCTGGAACCGAGGCGGCTCGCCGCCCGGGCGGCGGCAGCCAGAATGAGCGCGCTGCTCGGCGAGGAAATCGGCGGAACCGTTGGTTATCGCATCCGCCTTGACCGCAAGATCTCCGCCCGTACCCGCATCGAGGTGGTAACCGAGGGCATTCTCACCCGCCGCATCCAGCAGGACCCGGAACTGGCCGATATCGGCCTGGTTATTTTCGACGAATTTCACGAACGCTCCCTGCACGCCGACCTGGCCCTTGCCCTTTGCCTGGATCTTTGCACCCTGCGGCACGACCTGCGGCTGCTGGTGATGTCCGCCACCCTTGACGCCGGGCCGGTCGCGGAGCTGCTTGGCGGGGCGCCGGTGATCACCGGACACGGCCGCGGCTTTCCGGTGGAAACAAGCTATCTCCAACACGAACCCACGGGCGGCATCGTTGAAACAACCGTGCAGGGCATCCGGCGGGTGCTGACGGAAAAGGAAGGCGACATTCTCGCCTTTCTGCCCGGCGCGGGGGAAATCCGCCAGGTCTGTGCCGCCCTGAGGGAAGTTGCGGACAACAATCTTCTCATCCAGCCCCTGTACGGCAATCTCAGCCGACAGGAGCAGGACCGGGCTCTTCTGCCCGACCCCCTGGGCAGACGGCGGGTGGTGCCGGCCACGTCCATTGCCGAAACAAGCCTTACCATTGACGGCATTCTCAATGTGGTGGACAGCGGCTGGTCGCGCCTGCCGCGCTTTCGTCCGGCATCCGGCATGAGCGGGCTCGATACGGTGCGGGTCTCCCGGGCCGCTGCCCGCCAGCGGGCAGGCCGGGCGGGCAGGGTGGCCCCTGGTTTTTGTCTGCGGCTGTGGACCAGGCACCAGCATCACGGGCTTGTCCCCTTTCATCCTCCGGAGATAAGCGCCGCGGATCTCGCATCCCTTGTCCTGGAACTGGGGCTGTGGGGGGTGACCGATCCGGCCGAGCTGCGCTGGCTCGATCCGCCGCCCGCCGCCAATCTCGCCGCGGCCCGCGCCCTGCTCACTTCGCTGGGGGCGCTGGACAAGGCCGGTCGCATCACCGCAACCGGCAGACAACTGGGCGAGCTTCCCCTCCATCCCCGCCTGGCCCACATGCTGATCATGGCGAAAAGAATGGGACAGGCCGGATTGGCCTGCGATCTGGCCGCGCTCCTTTCCGAACGGGACATTATCTCAAGCGCCTCCGCCCTTGCCGGCAGCGATCTCCGCTCCCGGCTGCTTCTCCTGCAACGCTTCAGACACCAGGACCAGGCAGGCAAAGGCGATCCTGCCGCCTGCCGCCGGGTGGATGAATCGTCGCTGCAATTTCGCCGACTGCTGGGAATCAAGGGGGAAAAATATGACGACGGCAACGCCGGGCTGCTGCTCGGCTTCGCCTATCCGGACCGCATAGCCGGTCTGCGGCCCGGGACGCGGGAGCGCTACCTGCTTTCCGGGGGACGGGGAGCAATGCTTGCGCCCGGCGATCCGCTGGCAGGCAGCCCCTCCCTTGTCGTCCCCCAGCTTGATGCCGGGCAACGGGAAGGAAAGATCTTTCTTGCCGCCCCGATTGATATGAACGGGCTGCGCGCCTGCCGGCCCGAGCTTTTTGCCTGGCGGCCGATAATCGGCTGGGATGAACACAACGGCAGGGTCACAACGGCGCGGCGGGAATACCTGGGGGAACTGATCATCCGGGAAGAACCGCTGCCCAGGGCTGATCCGGATCTGATCCGCGCCGCCATGCTGGACGGCATCCGGCGCATGGGCATCGAGTCACTGCCCTGGAGCCGGGAAGCGCGGCGCCTGCAGGCCCGCATCGGTTCACTGTGCTTCTGGCAGCCCGAGGGAAACTGGCCGCGGGTCGATGACGACCATCTGCGGGCCGATCTCGACTGGCTCTCGCCCTTTCTTGACGGCATGAGTCGCCGGGAGCAGCTCAAACAGCTTGATCTCTGCCGGATTCTTCTCGCCATGCTCGACCGGCGCGGCCGGCAGGAGCTGGATCGGGCCGCGCCGGAACGCATCCAGGTGCCGAGCGGCTCCCGCATCCTGCTGGACTACCGCCCCGGCGAAACGCCGGTGCTGGCGGTACGCCTGCAGGAGATGTTCGGCCTCACCGACACCCCCACCGTTTGTCATGGCCGGGTCAAGGTGGTGCTCCACCTGCTTTCCCCGGCCCAGCGTCCCATCCAGGTGACAAGCGACCTGGCCGGTTTCTGGCAGCGCGCCTACCCCGAGGTGAAAAAAGAACTCAAGGGCCGCTATCCGAAGCACGTCTGGCCGGACGACCCGCTGGCCGCTCCCCCCACCAGCCGGCCGCAAAAACGCAGGAACTGA
- a CDS encoding helicase produces the protein MNTVILLVSHDCRLTGATPELTGVLKKKLTLVNPKYRDALKYARWIGKSLKKELHFYDLCGPDIRFPRGFANQAVLLCRQSGFEVTIEDKRRELPPMDLSFRGELRPYQQAACSAMLARDFGVLEAATGSGKTVMAAAVIAGRKQPALILVHTKELLYQWRERMEKFLGLTPGLIGDGSFAPAPVTIGIIHSVRKHLTKLPPLFGHIIVDEAHRTPSSMFTEIITRFDCRYMLGLTATPFRRDGLTELIGWHIGDLVHRVSGRELDRQGAVLKPIILQRPTSFTFNYRRNYHDLMTALTANPARNELIVNDIVNEAAKDCGTVLVVSDRVSHCETICSMLEQRGEQPLLLTGRTAGEERGEIVRRVQQGEVRVLVATIQLIGEGFDCPGLTSLFLCTPIKFEGRLTQVIGRILRPAVDKQPMVYDYVDPVGVLKASARTRRQLYELTLVS, from the coding sequence ATGAATACAGTTATCCTGCTGGTTTCCCACGACTGCCGCCTGACCGGCGCAACTCCCGAACTGACCGGCGTCCTGAAAAAAAAGCTGACCCTGGTCAACCCCAAGTACCGGGATGCGCTGAAGTACGCCCGCTGGATAGGCAAGAGTCTGAAAAAGGAACTTCACTTCTACGACCTATGCGGCCCGGACATCCGTTTTCCCCGGGGATTCGCCAACCAGGCGGTGCTGCTGTGCCGCCAATCCGGTTTCGAGGTTACCATTGAGGACAAACGGCGGGAGCTCCCGCCAATGGATCTCTCTTTCCGGGGGGAACTGCGCCCCTACCAGCAGGCGGCCTGCTCCGCCATGCTGGCCCGGGATTTCGGCGTGCTGGAGGCGGCCACCGGCAGCGGCAAGACGGTGATGGCCGCCGCCGTCATCGCCGGCCGCAAGCAGCCGGCCCTTATCCTGGTTCATACCAAGGAGCTGCTTTACCAGTGGCGGGAGCGCATGGAAAAATTTCTGGGGCTGACGCCGGGCTTGATCGGCGACGGCTCGTTTGCGCCGGCGCCGGTGACAATCGGCATCATACATTCGGTGCGCAAACACCTGACAAAACTCCCGCCCCTGTTCGGCCACATCATTGTCGACGAGGCCCACCGCACGCCAAGCTCCATGTTCACCGAAATCATCACCAGGTTCGACTGCCGCTACATGCTGGGGCTGACCGCCACCCCCTTTCGCCGCGACGGCCTGACCGAGCTGATCGGCTGGCACATCGGCGACCTGGTTCACCGGGTTTCCGGCCGTGAGCTTGACCGGCAGGGCGCGGTGCTGAAACCGATCATCCTCCAGCGCCCCACCTCGTTCACCTTCAACTACCGGCGCAACTACCATGACCTGATGACCGCGCTTACCGCAAATCCGGCCCGCAATGAATTGATTGTCAATGATATCGTCAACGAAGCGGCCAAGGATTGCGGCACCGTCCTGGTGGTTTCCGACCGGGTGTCCCACTGTGAAACCATCTGCTCCATGCTGGAACAACGAGGAGAGCAGCCCCTGTTGCTCACCGGCAGGACAGCGGGCGAGGAACGCGGCGAGATTGTCCGTCGCGTCCAACAGGGCGAGGTGCGGGTGCTGGTGGCAACCATCCAGCTCATCGGCGAAGGATTTGACTGTCCCGGCCTTACCAGCCTCTTTCTCTGCACCCCGATCAAATTCGAAGGCCGCCTGACCCAGGTGATCGGCCGCATCCTGCGTCCGGCGGTGGACAAGCAGCCCATGGTCTATGACTACGTTGACCCGGTGGGTGTGCTAAAGGCATCCGCCAGGACGCGTCGGCAGCTCTACGAGCTGACCCTGGTTTCCTGA